Proteins encoded in a region of the Acomys russatus chromosome 14, mAcoRus1.1, whole genome shotgun sequence genome:
- the LOC127198309 gene encoding olfactory receptor 150-like, with translation MAEGNYSTMTEFVLTGLTEKPGLQLPLFFLFLGIYTVTVLGNLGMVMLILLSSHLHTPMYFFLSNLSFVDLCQSSVIMPKMLENFVMEKSVISYAGCMTQFYLFDVFAVSECHMLAAMAYDRYVAICNPLLYNVKMSYKVCSWMVVGVYSVGLVCATGETVCLLRLIFCKAEDINHYFCDLLPLLEQSCSSTFINEILALSFSSFNIIVPTLTILSSYVFIIISILRIPSTEGRSKAFSTCSSHILAVAVFFGSLAFMYLQPSSVSSMDQGKVSSVFYTIIVPMLNPLIYSLRNKDVKVALSKFVGRRQFM, from the coding sequence ATGGCAGAAGGAAATTACTCCACTATGACAGAATTTGTCCTCACTGGCTTAACAGAGAAGCCAGGGCTCCAGctgcccctcttcttcctcttcctgggaaTCTAcacagtcacagtcctagggaaCCTGGGCATGGTCATGCTAATCCTGCTCAGCTCTCACctccacacccccatgtacttcttcctcagtaATCTGTCTTTTGTGGACCTCTGCCAGTCCAGTGTCATCATGCCCAAAATGCTGGAGAATTTTGTAATGGAGAAGAGTGTTATTTCTTATGCAGGATGCATGACTCAGTTTTACCTCTTTGATGTTTTTGCTGTTTCAGAGTGTCACATGCTGGCtgccatggcctatgaccgctatgtagCCATCTGTAACCCCTTGCTCTATAATGTTAAGATGTCCTACAAAGTGTGTTCTTGGATGGTAGTGGGGGTATACAGTGTAGGCTTGGTGTGTGCCACAGGGGAAACAGTGTGCCTGCTTAGACTGATTTTCTGCAAAGCTGAAGATATAAACCACTACTTCTGTGATCTCTTACCATTATTGGAACAATCCTGCTCCAGTACATTTATCAATGAAATACTAGCACTGTCTTTCAGTTCATTTAATATCATTGTACCAACTCTGACCATCCTCAGCTCCTATgtcttcatcatcatcagcatcctCCGCATTCCTTCTACAGAGGGCCGGTCCAAAGCCTTCAGCACCTGCAGTTCTCACATCTTAGCTGTTGCTGTCTTCTTTGGATCTTTAGCATTCATGTACCTGCAGCCGTCATCAGTCAGCTCCATGGACCAAGGGAAAGTGTCCTCTGTTTTTTATACTATTATTGTTCCCATGCTGAACCCACTGATCTACAGTCTGAGAAATAAGGATGTCAAAGTTGCCCTCTCTAAGTTTGTAGGAAGAAGACAATTCATGTGA
- the LOC127198312 gene encoding olfactory receptor 150-like: MAEGNYSTMTEFVLTGLTEKPGLQLPLFFLFLGIYTVTVLGNLGMVMLILLSSHLHTPMYFFLSNLSFVDLCQSSVIMPKMLEKFLMVKSVISYAGCMTQFYFFDVFAVSECHMLAAMAYDRYVAICNPLLYNVKMSYKVCSWMVVGVYSVGLVCATGETVCLLRLIFCKAEDINHYFCDLLPLLEQSCSNIFINETLGLSFGSFNIIVPTLTILSSYVFIIISILRIPSTEGRSKAFSTCSSHILAVAVFFGSLAFMYLQPSSVSSMDQGKVSSVFYTIIVPMLNPLIYSLRNKDVKVALYKFVGRRQFM; encoded by the coding sequence ATGGCAGAAGGAAATTACTCCACTATGACAGAATTTGTCCTCACTGGCTTAACAGAGAAGCCAGGGCTCCAGctgcccctcttcttcctcttcctgggaaTCTAcacagtcacagtcctagggaaCCTGGGCATGGTCATGCTAATCCTGCTCAGCTCTCACctccacacccccatgtacttcttcctcagtaATCTGTCTTTTGTGGACCTCTGCCAGTCCAGTGTCATCATGCCCAAAATGCTGGAAAAATTTTTAATGGTAAAGAGTGTAATTTCTTATGCAGGATGCATGACTCAGTTTTACTTCTTTGATGTTTTTGCTGTTTCAGAGTGTCACATGCTGGCtgccatggcctatgaccgctatgtagCCATCTGTAACCCCTTGCTCTACAATGTTAAGATGTCCTACAAAGTGTGTTCCTGGATGGTAGTGGGGGTATACAGTGTAGGCTTGGTGTGTGCCACAGGGGAAACAGTCTGCCTGCTTAGACTGATTTTCTGCAAAGCTGAAGATATAAACCACTACTTCTGTGATCTTTTACCATTATTGGAACAATCCTGCTCCAATATATTTATCAACGAAACACTAGGACTGTCCTTTGGTTCATTTAATATCATTGTCCCAACTCTGACCATCCTCAGCTCCTATgtcttcatcatcatcagcatcctCCGCATTCCTTCTACAGAGGGCAGGTCCAAAGCCTTCAGCACCTGCAGTTCCCACATCTTGGCTGTAGCTGTCTTCTTTGGATCTTTAGCATTCATGTACCTGCAGCCATCATCAGTCAGCTCCATGGACCAAGGGAAAGTGTCCTCTGTTTTTTATACTATTATTGTTCCCATGCTGAACCCACTGATCTACAGTCTGAGAAATAAGGATGTCAAAGTTGCCCTCTATAAGTTTGTAGGAAGAAGACAATTCATGTGA
- the LOC127197867 gene encoding LOW QUALITY PROTEIN: olfactory receptor 150-like (The sequence of the model RefSeq protein was modified relative to this genomic sequence to represent the inferred CDS: deleted 2 bases in 1 codon), translated as MEEINNHTTVSEFILAGLTDNPELQLPLFLIFLALYVVTVVGNLGMIILILFSSQLHTPMYYLLSSLSFIDCCQSTVITPKMLVNFVAEKNVIPHPECIAQFFFYCAFVVAECHMLAAMAYDRYVAISNPLLYNVAMSYQVCLLMVAVVYAVALFSATVHTVLLIRVVFCKADIIKHYFCDIVPLLDLSCSDTYINEVVLLSFSAFNIIVPTMIILSSYIFIIVSILHIQSTGGRAKAFSTCSSHILAVAIFYGSAAFMYLQSSSVSLIDQGKVSSVFYTIVVPMLNPMIYSLRNKDVKVALKKLLQRIFPQNREQISLAIEYNFCNLEEDIGYKQQFANTGYEIISTFFLFEKMYQSRRGFSDS; from the exons atggaagaaataaataatcataCCACAGTGTCTGAGTTCATCCTCGCAGGGTTAACAGACAATCCTGAGCTGCAGCTGCCCCTGTTCCTCATCTTCCTGGCTCTCTATGTGGTTACAGTTGTTGGAAACCTGGGCATGATCATCTTGATTCTGTTTAGTTCGCAACTCCACACACCCATGTATTATTTACTCAGCAGCCTGTCCTTTATTGACTGCTGTCAGTCCACTGTCATCACTCCCAAAATGCTGGTGAACTTTGTAGCAGAGAAGAATGTCATCCCCCACCCAGAATGCATTGCTCAGTTCTTCTTCtactgtgcttttgttgttgcagAATGTCACATGTTGGCTGCAATGGcatatgaccgctatgtggcgaTCTCTAACCCTTTGCTTTACAATGTAGCCATGTCCTATCAAGTCTGTTTATTGATGGTAGCTGTGGTGTATGCTGTTGCCTTATTCAGTGCCACAGTTCACACTGTCCTCCTGATAAGAGTGGTTTTCTGTAAGGCTGACATAATAAAACACTACTTCTGTGATATTGTCCCATTACTGGATCTCTCCTGCTCGGATACTTATATCAATGAAGTAGTACTTCTGTCTTTCAGTGCATTTAACATTATTGTACCAACTATGATTATCCTTAGCTCTTACATCTTCATCATTGTGAGCATCCTCCACATTCAGTCCACTGGGGGCAGAGCCAAGGCCTTTAGCACCTGCAGCTCCCACATCTTGGCTGTGGCTATTTTCTATGGTTCTGCAGCATTCATGTATCTACAGTCATCTTCCGTCAGTCTCATAGATCAAGGGAaagtttcttctgtgttttataCCATTGTTGTGCCTATGTTGAATCCCATGATCTATAGCTTAAGAAATAAAGATGTCAAAGTTGCCCTTAAAAAGTTACTACAAAGGATA TTTCCTCAAAACAGAGAACAGATTTCCTTGGCAATAGAGTATAACTTCTGCAATCTGGAGGAGGACATAGGCTACAAGCAACAATTTGCTAACACTGGATATGAGATAAttagcacattttttttatttgaaaaaatgtatCAAAGTAGAAGAGGATTCTCAGACTCATAG